The following coding sequences are from one Seonamhaeicola sp. ML3 window:
- a CDS encoding GNAT family N-acetyltransferase: MSKDTIVIREIQPQDNAQLEQVIRACFHEFKIPLEGTAYEDEETPRMFESYQNANDVYFVIDNNGEVLGGAGIKPLKDFDNSICELQKMYFSPKVRVKGLGKKMFETCLEAAKDLGYAKCYLESAPQLKAAIHIYESYGFEHLDAALGNTGHYSCGVWMIKDL, translated from the coding sequence GTGAGTAAAGATACTATTGTTATTCGAGAAATTCAGCCTCAAGACAATGCTCAGCTAGAGCAAGTTATTCGGGCATGTTTTCATGAGTTTAAAATTCCATTAGAGGGTACGGCTTATGAAGATGAAGAAACGCCAAGGATGTTTGAGTCTTATCAAAATGCTAACGATGTGTATTTTGTAATTGATAATAACGGTGAGGTTCTGGGTGGTGCAGGAATCAAACCTTTAAAAGATTTTGACAACAGTATTTGTGAGCTTCAAAAAATGTATTTTTCTCCAAAAGTAAGAGTTAAAGGTCTTGGTAAGAAAATGTTCGAAACCTGTTTAGAGGCTGCTAAAGATTTAGGTTATGCAAAATGTTATTTAGAATCGGCACCACAATTAAAAGCTGCCATTCATATTTATGAAAGTTATGGTTTTGAACATCTAGATGCTGCCTTGGGAAATACGGGGCACTATAGTTGTGGAGTTTGGATGATAAAGGATTTATGA
- a CDS encoding LEA type 2 family protein has product MQVKILKYEIMKIWAFIILSTILCSGCSVKEKPEFIKVENIKVLESTSKYVTITADAFFLNPNDIGGELKTDAIKVYVNDNEMATVSTESFKVPAKAEFSIPLKTQIPTDSILSGKSIGGLINSLFSKKIKVQYKGDIVYKALFFSYKYSIEKTDKIKIKL; this is encoded by the coding sequence ATGCAAGTGAAGATACTTAAATATGAAATTATGAAAATATGGGCTTTCATTATTTTATCAACAATATTATGCTCGGGATGCTCTGTAAAAGAAAAGCCCGAATTCATAAAAGTAGAAAATATAAAGGTGTTAGAATCCACCTCTAAATATGTTACAATTACTGCCGATGCTTTTTTCTTAAACCCCAACGATATAGGAGGCGAATTAAAAACCGATGCCATAAAAGTTTATGTAAACGACAACGAAATGGCTACCGTTTCAACCGAAAGTTTTAAAGTCCCTGCCAAAGCCGAGTTTTCTATTCCGTTAAAAACTCAAATACCAACAGATAGCATTTTAAGCGGGAAAAGTATTGGCGGATTAATTAATAGTCTGTTCAGTAAAAAAATAAAGGTTCAATATAAAGGCGATATTGTTTACAAGGCTTTGTTCTTTTCTTATAAGTACAGTATCGAAAAAACCGATAAAATAAAAATTAAACTATAG